The following coding sequences are from one Microbulbifer sp. TB1203 window:
- a CDS encoding IS66 family insertion sequence element accessory protein TnpB, translated as MNSTNTHTPRPRRSAEQWQSLIDEWQVSGMPATQFCTERTIGYASFCQWRKRLATPDLNIVQDRKAEPDFIDLATLNVGSSSGWEIVLSLGNGVELKLSQS; from the coding sequence ATGAATTCTACAAATACCCACACCCCACGCCCGCGTCGATCCGCGGAGCAATGGCAATCACTCATCGACGAATGGCAAGTCAGCGGTATGCCCGCCACGCAGTTTTGCACCGAGCGTACGATCGGCTATGCCAGTTTCTGCCAGTGGCGCAAACGTCTGGCCACACCGGATCTGAATATTGTGCAAGACCGGAAAGCAGAACCTGACTTTATCGATCTCGCCACGCTGAACGTTGGTTCATCCTCAGGCTGGGAGATCGTACTGAGCCTCGGTAATGGCGTTGAGCTGAAGCTGAGTCAGAGCTAA
- a CDS encoding nuclear transport factor 2 family protein — MTPYNERLPEDVVFYSPVVHRPQAGKAITAQYLAVALHVFFNETFKYVREVVGPRDAVLEFQVELEEITVNGVDMIKWNDDGRIVEFKVLIRPLKAINLIHQKMASMLRAQQ; from the coding sequence ATGACGCCCTACAATGAACGGTTACCAGAAGACGTGGTTTTCTACTCACCCGTGGTTCATAGGCCTCAGGCCGGCAAAGCAATCACCGCTCAATACCTTGCTGTCGCGCTCCACGTCTTCTTCAATGAAACCTTCAAGTACGTTCGAGAAGTCGTCGGCCCACGAGACGCCGTGTTGGAGTTTCAGGTAGAACTTGAAGAGATCACGGTCAACGGTGTGGACATGATCAAGTGGAACGATGATGGAAGGATCGTAGAGTTCAAGGTTCTGATTCGGCCGCTCAAAGCAATCAACTTGATCCATCAGAAGATGGCTTCAATGCTCAGGGCTCAGCAGTAG
- a CDS encoding lipase family protein, whose protein sequence is MLNIEILKKCWELARISKATYAGPIRHNIYSYRDIPFEHQKIIHGSFGRGYCRFFCNRDTVVISFRGTSECVDWAIANLKAFPVLLRDCPEAPNVFVHRGFQRTLDYGDKTTELRSLDAIVDYLKEYELLDRKLVITGHSLGGALAVLFAAKFRSLFPDEMHSNLEHVITFGSPAVGLSRFKEFYGNLAEKTIRVVNNADAVPFTPPFFCKHVGTEIWLQKDSLSTNVGLLKCS, encoded by the coding sequence ATGCTTAACATTGAAATACTAAAAAAATGTTGGGAGCTAGCGCGAATTAGTAAAGCTACTTATGCAGGTCCAATCCGTCATAACATCTATAGCTATAGGGATATTCCATTTGAACATCAAAAAATAATTCATGGTTCCTTTGGCCGTGGATACTGCCGATTTTTTTGTAACAGAGATACGGTTGTTATTTCCTTCAGAGGGACGAGTGAGTGTGTAGATTGGGCTATTGCCAATTTAAAAGCTTTTCCTGTTCTATTGCGAGATTGTCCAGAAGCACCCAATGTATTTGTTCATAGAGGATTCCAAAGAACATTAGATTATGGAGATAAGACTACTGAATTACGTAGCCTTGATGCAATTGTTGACTACCTTAAAGAATACGAACTATTAGATAGAAAGCTAGTAATAACTGGGCATTCACTTGGCGGGGCTCTTGCAGTTTTGTTCGCGGCTAAGTTTCGGAGTTTGTTCCCAGATGAAATGCACTCTAACCTGGAACATGTAATAACATTTGGATCTCCAGCTGTAGGTTTGAGTAGATTCAAAGAGTTCTATGGAAATTTAGCCGAAAAAACGATTCGGGTAGTGAACAATGCGGATGCGGTTCCTTTTACCCCTCCATTTTTTTGTAAACATGTTGGCACTGAGATTTGGTTGCAAAAAGATAGCTTATCTACGAATGTTGGGCTTTTAAAATGCTCTTAA
- the tnpB gene encoding IS66 family insertion sequence element accessory protein TnpB (TnpB, as the term is used for proteins encoded by IS66 family insertion elements, is considered an accessory protein, since TnpC, encoded by a neighboring gene, is a DDE family transposase.) produces the protein MFSVGTRARILLCTEPTDMRKSFGGLSALAKNQLDENPLEGQYFVFINRRKTMMKVLYFEPSGYCLWNKRLEQGQFPVRSSASGRRWLSWSDLQLILDGIEVQKSRQLKRYKHNP, from the coding sequence ATGTTCTCGGTAGGAACCCGCGCGAGGATCCTGCTGTGCACCGAGCCCACGGATATGCGCAAATCCTTCGGTGGGCTATCGGCGCTGGCCAAAAACCAGCTCGATGAAAACCCGCTCGAAGGTCAGTACTTCGTCTTTATCAACCGCCGCAAAACCATGATGAAGGTGCTGTACTTCGAGCCCTCCGGCTACTGCCTGTGGAACAAGCGCCTGGAGCAGGGCCAGTTCCCTGTGCGCTCTTCAGCATCGGGGAGACGCTGGCTGAGCTGGTCCGACCTGCAGCTGATCCTCGACGGGATCGAGGTGCAAAAATCCCGGCAATTGAAGCGCTATAAACACAATCCATAG
- a CDS encoding cupin domain-containing protein, whose protein sequence is MKYKPINFEDKLSLFDEQWSPKVIAEMNDYQLKIVKIEGDFVWHDHKDTDETFIVLEGNLRIDFRDGCVNLSAGEMFVVPKGVARMALT, encoded by the coding sequence ATGAAATACAAACCAATAAATTTTGAAGATAAACTGAGCCTATTTGATGAACAATGGTCGCCAAAAGTAATTGCTGAGATGAACGACTATCAACTCAAGATAGTGAAGATTGAAGGTGATTTCGTATGGCACGATCATAAAGATACTGACGAGACCTTTATAGTGCTGGAAGGGAATCTTCGTATTGATTTTAGAGATGGGTGTGTAAATTTGTCAGCAGGGGAGATGTTTGTTGTACCCAAGGGTGTGGCCCGAATGGCACTGACTTAA